The nucleotide sequence agacaatacacaaacaaaacaacaacaaaaaaacactgcttttgaacattcagcatatttttttttttttttatatgcctttTGTTTAGAATCTATCTAAAGTGTCTGATTCGATGTTCAAACGGCAACCATTATGCTTATCACTGGAACCCATTTCCCTTAACTGCTGTTTCAGGTAGGGGGTTATTTTCCCATACACAAATCAAAAAAGGGTCATCCCTTTGGAAGCCAGCTGATAAATAGAATGTCCTCCTTAGATCACTGTTGAAACTGGCACTGCGATAGGCTTGATCAGGCAGCCTGATGAAACGTAACACCGGCTGAATGAGTGAATAGCATCAAAGGGCTGGATCTGAAGCAGCAAGCAGGCTGGCCAGGCAGGAAGACAGTTGCAAGCTGGGCTCTGTGATAAATCTTTCATTCGGAATTCTCAGCATATGACTTCTCTTCCTCCTTCGAGTCACCCTGTGTGTCTCTAAGTTTCACTTTCTCTGTAATTCATTGGACATTGGAGCCGAAGGAACTATACTGAAGCCTGCGCTGAGGCCATGTTTCCAGTGATCAAAAATAGCCTAAAATAACTGACaggaaattaaacaaaaacatcttGGTAGGGGATTTCTAGCGGTATTTCTTTTAGGTAAAACGAGCTTGAATAGCAAACGAAAAAGTCTGAGGAGgattatttcactgtaaaaatattttcatgctCCTACTGGTCATGAAAAGggagtaaaaaaaaagctttgtggCAGCAAGAGGGTGATGAGTTGTGGGGATTTGTGTGGGCTCACAGAATTCTTgctaaaaactaaaaatctacCTGCATAAAACCTTAGATTTACTGAACGGCATCGACTGAGGAGTTTTAAAGAACATATATCTTCAGACCTCCTCCTAATACCAGGATTCCTCTAGTACCAGGAGAAAAGACGCAGGAGGTTTCTTGTGCAATGTTTTTAATGAGGCCTAGAAAAACATGGAGGAGGGCTGGCTGACATCATAAGCCACTGACAGCCCCCCTGGGGTCAGACAGGGGATGCTCTAGGGTCCTTAATGGGGCCAGAGTGGAGTCTGCTACTATGAAGACCACCCTGCTCAGACACTCAATAATGTTTTCCTCAGAGTGACAATCACCTCTGACATCATGCTAATGGCGAATTTACTGAAGCTAATAAAGGATGCCCTGGAGAAAACCACGTAGCAATAGTTTGTTATTAAGACTCTCTCTTAAAATTCAAGCACACACATTGCAAAACAATCACCAACAGccataaaaacatacacacattcatatatatttatattagcatCGACACACCAGCTGTCAATGTGATAACCTGTAAATAAACATATGCACAGAGAATTTTTAGTGCCTCTAATTCAGTTTGTTTACACCCCCAGCTAAACAGTAAAAATTCAGAGGACTGTGGTCTTTTGGGAGCAAGACGAGTAAAGAACAACGAAAATACTTGAGTAATTTCATGTGGTCTTCTAAGTTACTTTCTGTCACATCCTCCTTTTTGGATGAATTTAGGAatgtttaaaactacattttttttttttaaatgaatggtaAGTAAGCCCTGAACAATTAATATGGTTCTAGATTTACTTGCATTTCATTACATTCTAAGGAGTGTCTGCATAGGGTTAGAACACTGAAAAGATTAGACTAGAAATCACTTTATGGAATGTGTTGGGGTGTGCTTTCATACTTAACTAACTACTAACTCTAACCATGTCTGACATTCAATCCTGTAGGTTGCGGGGTCAACAGGATTGCTTGAATAATATCCTGTTACACTCTTAAGAATGAAAAATGGATATGCAAGAACACTAACCAGCAACATAAACATTATGATGCAGATCCTATCTTCATTccaaagaaaacataaaattagTAACAAATCCACATCTGACTTTATTGATTTACTGAGATTTTCTAGTGAGCAGAAGCAGGCATGGGAACTGTCAGTTTCATGGAGGGCAAAAATTTATATTGCACCAAGAGAACAACATTCAAAGGCAGATAACTCGGAATAAAGCTCTTAAATTATACATGCACACAACAAGCTCAATtaaaaaatagtaggctacaATTTGGAAAGAGCTTCCTTGATTAGGGTTTCAGATACTACATCTAACAAGGCTTCACATTCAAAGCTGGTTTAACAAGCTAATTAGTAAGCAAGCTGTTGTGGCTAGTAATAGCAAAAAAAGGTTTCTTACTGCTTTGGTACAAGGTACATCCTTTCCCAACAGCCAGTTGAGCTCCAAGTTCCCCTCTCCTTGATAGCAGGACTGCATACGCTCCTTGATCTGTGCATTGATGTCCCGGATGCTGAAGACGCAGAGGGCCGAGTCGTCAGGTGGATGAAGGTACTGTTTTTGACCTTTGGAAAAGATAGCAAAGAGCACATCGTCTTGGGCACTTATGTTGAGGGATGCTGCAAGCACTCGTCCAGGTTTGCCCAAGTAGGCTGCTTGTAGAAGGCGGTACTCAATTCTGTTTCGGACACAACCAATAGGCAATGACACATAGGAGTGGAATTTGTGGTCATCTTTGCAAAGCCGGACGATTCGAGAGGTATAAAACAGGTCGTTTGAGGGCCCGCTGGAAGACATGCTGTTCTCAGGCGTCTCGGGTTGCACGGTCAGGAAGTAGACGAAGTTGCCACTGGCAAAACCATAGATGTAGTAGATGTCGAAATGAGAGACCAATGCCAAGGTATCGGAGGGAATCTTGATGAGTGATGAAACAAAGTCAGTGTGTAACTCATAGTCCAGCATAGCTGAAGACTCCGGGTCAAGAGGAAGCTTCCTACTTGAGATGGTTGGAAAGTAGTCTTGCTTCCCATCCACAGCTGTACCAATGAAGAGGGTCCCATCCTTACCCTGTGAGGGGACAATCACTCCATACATGGTGCCAGTCTGGTTGACACTGGAGAGGTAGTGCTCTTTTTTGTGAGAGGGCTCCACCAGGATGAAGAGGTCGTCCAACCGTAGCAGTTTGCAGACACCTTGGTAGAGGCTTCCGCAGGCAAGTAGTCGGTTCTGAGAGTAGTCGATGAGTAAgagtttgttgatgttgttggTAGAAACCAGAGGTTCAGTGCAAGGCTGAACGATAAGTGGAGGGTAGCAGGCCTTGTTGTCATCTTCTGGACCAGTATCATGGGATACTAGGAGTGTCAGGTTGCCTGCTAATTGGTAGACTCGGTTGACAGCACCAATGTAGAGTGCTCCTGTCTTCTTGTGAACCGTCATGTGGTTGAAGGCCCATTCTCGTCGCTCAGGGTGAAATGTTGTAAAGGACTGTTCACAGGACACTTCAGGCAAGATTAAGACTAACAACCACCACATAAAGGACAATTTGGAAAAACATCCAGGGTTTTGTTTCAAAGTCCTCTTTGAATCCCGCTGTCCCTCCATGGTCCGAGGGACCCGTCAGGTTAGAAAATTAAGAGTTTAAAGAAGTATCAGAAAGCTTAACCGTCGTCCTCGTAGTCTGAAGGCTAACTATGTGGTCCAGCGCCCCACCACGGATTTCACATTTTTCTGAAAGAGAGAAGATCAAGAGTAATGAGTACATAAATCAGCATCAGAAAATCTAAACTTGCAAAAGGAAACAAACAATGGAAATTGCAGTTCATTCACTAAACCAAGGCCCTCCTTCAAAAAAATGTGTCTACTAACCCAAGAGGGGGGTGGCTTTTCTAAGTGACAATGGCAGGAAAAGTTTATCTTCACTTTCCAAAGGAGGTGTTGGGCAGGATTACACAAAGCAGGAAGGTGAAGCACATCGTAACAACGTAAATTAGCATTGACCTGAGTTGCTGGTTCTCTGAAACATCAGTTTGTAAGAACAGCATTCAGTCAGAGGTCTCTAGAGTAACATCTGTTTTGTCAATTACAAGATCTAacatcaaaaaaaagaaagatgtctgAATAGGTCTGACAAATCGTTTTAGAAGCATTCTTCTTTTAGCTGCAGAACCATTTCATGTTTTGAGTaatgcatttatgtcaacaacaaaaaacttaagagctttcttttatgacaaatttTAACATCACCCTTTCGTTTCTTGGCATTTGCGTCTATCTTATTATCTGCACTTCCCAACCTAGCTTGTCAGTGAGAAAAGTacactgaggggaaaaaaagcaatttatgtaatatataatatatagtatagtatagcgTAATCTCCCCCATATAATAAATCAAAAGGGGGGCCCCCTTTCTTCTGCATTTATCCCAGGGAGTTAATTATCCAATCCACTGCACCAGGGAGGCCTGGATCTTATTACTATAACAAAGTGTGAACAAATTGGGTGCCAGTTCCATGCAGCCTGTTTCTACTATCTACTCTATAAGGGGGCTGTTTAACAGGATCTGAATCCATTAATTATTCTTTCCAATTCTGTTcgtctgtttttctctctttacTTTTTTGTATCCCTTTGACACCAGTAAGTCCTGGAGGGATTAATCATTGGCACCAGAGCAATCATCCCTAAACGAATAAGCCAGCCATTAGAGATATACAATCTACACTGTCTGAACACACTAACCATATTTCCTCTCCCATTTTTTCCTTCCACTTGATTTGGATGCATTATCAGTGATAGGTGGTCCAAGAGGGCTAACAAATGTAGGCAATGCCAGCACATCAGAGAATCACATATGATTAAGCAAAGCAGTCCAACAATTGTAATTAGCTAAAACATGGTGATGAGTTTAGGTGAACAGGGCTTTGTTAGTGTGCTCGAACATGTCAAGATAGAGAAGCTATTGTTTGCCACTTCGTGACTTGAATGTAGAGGCTAAAGGGACAAAGTGATCAAAAGTAAATGGCATGTGCAGAATTTTAAACAATACTTCGCTTACATATAAAGGAGTGCTAAAATCCTAGCTTAGCTGTCCTCCTAGCTCAGTTCTGAGGTGCAGTACATTAGCACAGAGTTGAAAAACTCAGTCCCAGGGTTGGTTTTGTCCTTCACGCTGCTCTTTTGTGTGACTTTGCACATGCTGGAGGTGCAAAGCACATTCCCCTGGAGGTGTTATCTGGATTCTGCAGAGCAAGCAACTTTCTGCAGCCTTCTGGCTTTTACCTTCACAATCACAATCAACTCTTTTCTCCAACTATAAACCATCACCTGTTTTATCTTGTGTGATTTTGCACGCTTAACCCAACCCCAACCATTTTCATCCATTTCCCTAACCCCTTTTTCCCCTGTTTCCTACTGACTGCTGGCTCGGAGCGAGTGCGCTTCTCTCTTTTTATGTCGTAGCGACAGCTGCACTGAAGAGGCGACCGAATGGTGTAAATAACGACTGTTCAAAGTTTAGCAGCAGTGCTGTCAGAAACAAAGCATTATAAACAAAGCCCCTATTGCTTCtgtgttttttcccctcttttctgCAACGCCTGACAGGACTCTGCTTATTATGCAGCCTGGCCAAAGAACTGAATAGATGAGACTGATTCGCCTCTTAGCTTCCTCTTATTGTTTGAAGTCAGTCCTTTACATTTGGCTCTCGGAAGAGATTACCATGTCAATGTTTGCACCTGTGAATCACGGGTCCGTCACACCAGAGCCTATAGTGATAATGGCGCAATTTAGGCAGGTTAGTCAGAACAGGCAACTGTATTGAGGAGACAACAGCCCGGCATTTTGGCAAGAGTTGTATTTCGCCATGACAGTGATTCACAACCGTACTGTGCACCAATCGAAAGGTAACAGTTGCCTCATTAGCATATCCATTATGACCTCACAACCACAAGAGACTGCTTTTATTCCAATGTCCTGCCTCTGTCTCTGGTTTGATTTGTAGCAGAGTTGCACCTGCATTAGTAAGTCCTAGACAGTTACTGCACTCTAGGCaatactattttaataatttaattaaaatatgtaaaaaaaatatatataaatacattaaatgcaataata is from Carassius auratus strain Wakin unplaced genomic scaffold, ASM336829v1 scaf_tig00215837, whole genome shotgun sequence and encodes:
- the LOC113096000 gene encoding plexin-A2-like — translated: MEGQRDSKRTLKQNPGCFSKLSFMWWLLVLILPEVSCEQSFTTFHPERREWAFNHMTVHKKTGALYIGAVNRVYQLAGNLTLLVSHDTGPEDDNKACYPPLIVQPCTEPLVSTNNINKLLLIDYSQNRLLACGSLYQGVCKLLRLDDLFILVEPSHKKEHYLSSVNQTGTMYGVIVPSQGKDGTLFIGTAVDGKQDYFPTISSRKLPLDPESSAMLDYELHTDFVSSLIKIPSDTLALVSHFDIYYIYGFASGNFVYFLTVQPETPENSMSSSGPSNDLFYTSRIVRLCKDDHKFHSYVSLPIGCVRNRIEYRLLQAAYLGKPGRVLAASLNISAQDDVLFAIFSKGQKQYLHPPDDSALCVFSIRDINAQIKERMQSCYQGEGNLELNWLLGKDVPCTKAPVPIDDSFCGLDINQPLGGSQLVTGHTLYTESRDRMTSVTSYVYNGYCVAFVGTKSGRLKKVSLECRSCFLERCASDKLRCVQYWTCLS